TTGGTACTTGCAACATTATGAAGAAATacaagttaaccctttagtacctggatcaacattggttttcttgtgctgcattcagatgtctttcacaattattttaacctttgaaacctgaaaaaaatggtttgaagtGACTATCACCTGTCGAGGCAATATTTGTGCTGAATGTGGGCAGTATAAATTGAGCGAAACATGATGTTACTagtacattttccattttcttttgttccatGAATCGCTCCCAACTGACTGCCAGCCATGCAGCGTCGCTCATGTTgggcagtttgtttgttttcatggcCAATATCATAAAATATAGACTGCAACAATTAATGTCTCCTCCACACGTACTTCTTTGCTTACTGGATGAGACTGTAACCTCCCTGGTCAAAGTACACCAACTCTTAACTCCACACAATGCTAATTTACTTTATCAAGCTGTTAATAGCTCACGTTAGCTaggacttaaaaaaatcaatcaaactcactttttaaaatctgtatttaaTGTCTATATTTTTGTTCTGGCTTCACAATCTCCTCCatctgttaaataattttaggTCTGTAGTATTCATTCATCACACAATCGGATATACCCcagaaacaatattttttaatctaatacaAATTGCCACCAAGAAGTTCTTGTCACACAGTCTGTTATGTTATTTTCCTGTTCTccaatatttatttcaaacaaactcTGATAGAGCTTCAATATGAGTTTCAATCCTCAATCATCAAAGTTAGTTATATGTGATGATGTTTACTACTGGAGAGCAGtttgtagacacacacacacacacacacacacacacacacagacacacacacacacagagtgactaCACATCTCTAAGAGAGCTTGTTGTTGTCCATGAAGGGAGTGGAAACACAAGAGCCctaaagtttgtgtgtgtgtgtgtgtgtgtctgtttgtgtacttctgtgtatgcatgtatgtctgtgttttgttaatgtgtgtgtgtatgtgtgtatgtgtgtgtgtgtgtgtgcgtgtgtttgtataAGTCACTGGGGGGATAAAGAGCCATTGTCTGCAGCTGGTGCATCCcccactcctcctctctgcagctgtgaggAAATCAAACGCTcctcttttccctctctgcctctgtcacaACCTGCTGACGCCTTATTAGGTCATTCATGGTGAAACGTAGTGATGATGTCCCAGTGCAGCAGGTACACCAGCACCACTGAGCTGctacaaaatgtgaaatatccCTCATTACCTCATAATGACACCCAGTGCTAGTAATACTAAACTTGATTTAACACTTTTAAACCTGGAGTGATAtcactttcagatgcctttcacaagtatttaaatctgtgAGCCCTGAGCAAACGGATGCTTTGGGAGCTTAAAgttctcttaaaaacatggtggacaaggcaatgggcaactttgtaatatttttccacaaattgcaaaaaatttgtagattttgattttttttcctttttgctagggaaaaacaatataattacatatatagTTTTTTCCGTCttacttctctctcttttgttttcttttttaactaatttttcatggaattttgttttactaattcATTGCTATTTTTTAGGCTATTTCTTCatagtttgctttctttcttcctttatttGGATCCCCATTAGCACCTGCTTAACCATTGGCTGTTCCtcttggggtcatttctttattcccatgtttttgaaagaaatcaaaaggatttgctcaggttttaaagggttgaacaGCACTTTTCAAAGCAGTTAAAAGTTCTTTACATAAAGACATCTAGGTTCAAAGTTCAGCACAACAATTGACagttaaaaactacagtgaattagagagaaataaaatggtGAGGAAGAGACATGGTTCCCATCTGCGAGTTACACGTTATTTTTTGGCTGTAATAAAAGACAACACTCACATTTTGTCTACTCGACCCATTTTTAAACTACAATTTTGACACTCGATTGGTGCTGTCGCTCAGGAATATGTACAGTAATTGACTGGTAAGTGAATGTGCAGAGGTGTGAATGAATTATGGATGTGTGAATGTAGTGAGTGATAGAGTAAAGGTGGTGTGGAGTTCATTGGAAAATGAACCAGAGTCACTTCTTGAGGCCCATAATTCTGAATTACACCTCTGCCCTCAGGTAATTCATTAAAACACTGAGTGCATTAACGATAATAAATGAACAGGGTGGTAAGAACCTACTTGTAGAGGAAGCATAGGTTACTGCTCATGGACACGTCATACATTTCTTATTGTCTGCCAACTCAGAAAAAAGGAACAATGTTTTGGGCGTGTAAGGATCCAGTGTTGtgagtaacaaaaaataaatctgtaggACAcatttacagggttcccacacattgtcGTGGAcgaattttcaaaacttttttaacttttttaagatCCATAATAAAATTTCCCAGACCATTCACAACGTATAACACAAATAGAACTGTATAGTATATGTTACTCCAAATGTTAATTATTGtataaaaaatcaacagcatCCTTTTTCAAACTCTAATTGTGGTGTTCATATTCActtcaaatacttaaaaaactCATGGGGGACACCTGCCTCAAAAACTATTAGTCgcttaaactttatttgtatagcacttttcatataaatgaactgtaaaacaaagtgcttcatacaattaaagccacacacacatataagcACAGAAAcgtgaataaaaacacaaaaaagttttttaaaagtactcattaaaaccaaggACTGAGGAAACGCTGTAAGGAAACACCAGAGACAGGATAAAACctataagataaaaataaattaaaatgtaaataaatgaatagatgaataaataaaattataatagcaatattttttttaaataagtaaaattctCAAACTGTTAATAAgatgtaaatgaaataatagCAGCACAAAAACTATGGGCACAGTCATATAAAAACTTACAGTGTATCAGTCTGGCGGTGACGTCCAAGCACGAGGTAAAACAGAGATTATATATCAGTGTATTCTTAATGCATTTAATTAAACACTCGTTTCTGAATATAAGTCTGAAAAACAACGCTGCACCATAAGAATGtaggcagttgtttttttttaagacttggAAGTGGAAGGTTAATCTTCGTAggattacaattaaaaaaaacattccatgacttttctgaagcttttaatgatttttactaattccatgactttttccaggCCTTTGAAGTGAGATTGTAAAATCCattttcagggttcccacattcGTTGTAGTGTTATTGTAGTGTGAAGAATCAGACAGGAGATCCACACACTATATTGAAAGCTTCTAGTCACTTTAATTGCGTTTTAACGTTTTGATCTAACAGAGAGCTTTTTCTGGAACTCTCAAATCACTATCACAAAGCAGAGTGAGCAGTAAATGGGCACAAATACAACAGATCAAGCCAGTCAGCTCCGCTCTGATTGGCCCAACCTGATTGTTTCAACCTGACTCTCAATCAAGCAGATCACAATCACCTGAGAGACTGATGTGTGTGCCATGTGTTGCTTGTTGTGCTTTTTGATAGTGATTTGACAGTGTCTGAAAAGATCACATTTTGATCAAAAtgttgcacaattaaaattacTAGAAGCTTTGAATAGACTGTGTAGATCTCCTTTCTGATTCTTGccttagtttgatttttttttctttgtaggCCTAGCTTTACAAACATAAATCGTTATTGTCAAACAAGTCTACAGACAGCAAACATGGTCACTGTCAAGTTTCAGCCATCTGAAGTGATGCATTTCCATGATTCAGTACAGCAGCCTAATCTATTGAGTGAGGTTTATTTCATAGTTGATTACCATAATCATGCAGGATACagagttaaaataaaagatttgtTGAATTATAATTTCCTGGGAAAAAAGGACATAAGTGCACATTGAAAGGTTTCATATagacagaccttgttgtgagcagcttcatgtaggaactattttctgtctactGAACTACATCCACCATCCGTATCagtgtgcagaaggaagcgtgcattgTCTCATGGATGAGAGGGGAGTGCTGGTGACAAAGttagatgtaaacattaatggtttcctccttggctgagctgtggagttagctagctcagtggtgctaggcgAGCTGGCAGTAGATGTAGGCTTCCTACTGTGCAATGATATGGTTAgggggtgtagtttggtagaaggaaaatagtttctacatgaaactgctcacaacaaggtctgtggatctTTTTGaataaccaggtcatgattacTGGAGAGAGATAATGCTGTTgagtattaaaaatgtattttttggcacttggaGCACCAaaaagctgagtgccatctagttgtATTATATTACAGAGAAAGTGGATATCTCTATCGATATCTTCAGctcttggcaactcacaccaaaacaatctatttGATAAATATCACcacaagtaagaggaaaagtgtgcattttgattttggggtgaactgtcccttcaaaAAAGATATATCGCAACAAGATCCATTTAGTGAAATAGCATTTGTATGACTGTATTTCTAATGCTCAATCTTTTGCTCCAAGCATTGATTTGGTGTAATCATGAATGAAAGCATTGTAACTTTTATTAATGTAAAGGACAGTAAAAATGCAATCTTTAAGATTCAtaaggaaaataataataatgaaaacaacaacaacaacaacaacaacaacaacaacaacaattattattattactattattgttattattatattatattattattatattatattattattattgttgttgttgttgttgttatataagtaataagtataataaaaataataataataagaagaagaagaagaagcaaaatcaagacagaataaaaaaagataatagatgaattaaaagacaaattaaggTTACGGTTAAAGATACATTTACCACCAAACTaccataaaagacaaaaaaaaaataacaatataaagaaaataaaaggcaacAGAGATGTCATGAGCACGACTCAGGGAAATAAAATCTGACTCCTCTCTTCAGATTTTCCATATGTCATTCAAAGTTAGCCCTCCCTGTAGCCTATGGAGCATCAATGAATGGATATGAATGTGGTGAGAGCAGAGTGAGCTGGTGTGAATCTCTCGCAGCTCTGCACCTTTAAATGTGTCCGCTCCTCCCTCCTCAGTGACAAGCCCGCAGAGCCTCTTTAACGCATCCAGTGGATATGACAAACCAGAGGCGCTCCACGGGCCAGCGTgtcaaataataacaataatcatggGCTTTAGCGACAGCAGCTCGTCCGAAACTCACACCCTCACACACTAACGAGGCATCTCGGGGCCGTTTTGCGGGTCTGCGGACGCCTCAAAGTTGGAGCGTGCTCGCCCAAATGGACGTCGATGGACTGGAATGAAACCTCCACTTCTTCTGTCGGACTGAAGGAAGGAGGCAAAGAAACCTCTGCATGTTCAAGTTTCCTGCTCCAACCAGAGGGGCATCGGTGCGTGCGtgttggatgtgtgtgtggaagCGTGTGTcgggtgcgtgtgtgtgcgcgcccgcaggagcagcagcagcagcaggagcagcagcggcggcggtggcggcggcggcCGCGGGAAGGGAAGTTTAGCGCCGTGATTTGTCTTCTGTCCATCtattctgttgtgtttttcatgtcacAGCAGGGGACAGGCGGATTAACCTGATGAAAATTAATCATCTGTGGAGAGGCTCTGTGATCGTGACTATGATGATGATGTCGAGTAAGAGCGTGGAGtggctgcaggaggagctggagtcCGGGGccagctctctgctgctgctggactgcAGACCCCATGAGCTGTACGAGTCCTCGCACATCGAGTCGGCCATCAACCTGGCCATCCCGGGCCTCATGCTCCGGAGGCTGAAGAAGGGCAACCTCCCCATCCGATCCATCATCCCCAACAACGAGGACAAGGAGAAATTTGTCAAGCGGTGCAAGACGGACGTGGTGGTTCTGTACGACGAGGCGACCTCGGAGCGGCAGGAGTCCGGGCTGGGGAGCTCCGTGCTGGGGCTGCTCCTGCAGAAACTGCGGGACGACGGCTGCAAAGCTTTCTACCTGGAGGGTAAGATCAGCTTTGTACCTCAAGATTATGTGTTGTAATTCATAAAAAACTCACACTGACGGAAGACAAATTGTTTAATTCCCCTCTGATGTAATTAACTCAGACTGTCCCAATTACAGGATGGCTGTTCTGAAACTGTCATCCCAACCAAACATGAAACAATTAAcgcaaaaacaacataaatcttattttatttgactgtgATCATTTCATTAATAGACAGGCCTGTATTTGTCCATGTTTTAGATGTTTCTGGCATATCTAAAAACgctatagattttttttgacaagatattaattaaaaaaaagcctcttcttcacatttaaaaagcctCTCGTATTTAGTATTAAAGATTACTAAATCGCTTGTAGGGCTATTTAAGTGTCGCATTGTGGTGATGCTTACCCAAATACAGCTTTCTAAAGtttgtcatatttattattaatgaaCTTTAATAACTAACCCAATATTTTGTCTGTTATCACAAGCAACATAGCAATATTTTTAATAGAAACAATGTAAAACACATGAGTTAACTTTGACAGAACAGTTATtgcagagagaaataaatcgataaaagtgttttttttattctgatcaAGATAAAAGGCTTGAATTATAGACTAAAACAAAAGAAGCGTGCATCGGTGTTTCAATATATAGAGCTGggtcaaatatgtttttaattaaatactgcaaaaatggccccgCCATGTTGTGTTCCTTCAGGAAAAGACtggcgtttttgttttttttgttgttgtttttttcatgaatgaACAGGGAAACCTGGAGACGACGGCTGAATAATCCCCCAGcgccaaaataaaatgacaggaTGGTTAATGATGGGTACAAAATGCGATCGCGATAGAAAGTGTGGATGTATTTGATTTATTGATAATCGTCTGAATGTTTCGCTGGAGTCACAAGCTCGAGCTGCCATTCACAAAAAGTCCACTGAGCTGAGTAGTGAgtgtagcagcagcagagctgacTGTCCTGCTCATTCTCCCCAGGGCTCAGCTTTTCTCAATGGAGCACATCTGTCCGGCCTGTTTGCTTATTCAGATGACCTAAACATCATGTTATCTGTCATATTAACATGTGAGGCGGTGGTGCATGCAAACATGATATTACTGCTTTTAGCTACATTTCAAccaaaacatctttttgttCGTTTTCGCTCTATTTTAAATCGCTATCATGATAGAAATTGTAAGTTTGATATTGTTTGTGATGTAGCCTATTAATGTTTCCTGCCTTGATGAAACAAGTTATGTAAAGTGATTTGGATAACCTCAACTACACCTCAATGTGGCTACTGCACAGCCTGTAGTATTCATTTATAGTGGTAAAATTACTCTCAATAGATGTGcctattgttttaaaaagtgcttactATTTaccaccatttttttcttttcgttgttattttttatcaaaattgtatttatttgttttttccccttttattactgattacatgttttatttaatttttttgtttatacagGAAAGGACTTAAAAGTAACATTAGCTTTGTTACACTTAAAACTGgcctgactttttaaaaaaatggttgtcAGCATGGTCCTTttcagcagcacaaaaacataaaacaatacaaatcaaaaacagcaaCCATCAACAGAtacaagacaacaacaaaacacatctattattttaaaatgtgcttatCATTTACtaccatttttctttattttttggggggtcaaaattaagttatttgagttatttgtttttcctcttttctttctaattgaatgttttatttcattccATTATTGTCTTTACACAGGAAAGGACGTAAAAGTAACATTAGGTGTGTTACACTCAAAACTGGACGTTTTTCAGCATGTTCTTTTTCAGCAgcacaaaaacttaaaactatacaaaacaaaaactgcagcaaTCACCAAACTACAACAAAACACATCTTCATCTTTTGTCCTTCAGGTTCATGATCCACCTCCTGTATCCGACACACCTGACACTCAGCTGCCATTTTGTAGATATTGTATCACACAGCCTTGTGGTCATGTGCAGGCGAGAGCATCGATTTGACTCCAACATTGGGGGggacacatacagtatgaaaCTGGGGGTTTGGGTGTCCCCCGCAAGAACATTTTGAGtgtcaaacactttattttctgcattccAGTAATTTTAAAggcaatttgtgcattttctacaccaatttttgttgtaaatgtctTGCTTAGATGTTGTCTAAGTAAAAGTTTTTACTGGGGGGGACAAGTGcccatgttctaaatattgagaggGACATCCCCTGCGTCCCCCCTGAATCTACACCTGTGAGCACAGACACTTTTTTATACCAcccaattaattattttcttggctttttcCTCATATTGACTTTtgtcttttcctccttctccagGGGGCTTCAACAAGTTCCAGTCCGAGTACCCCGAGCACTGCGAGACCAATCTGGACTGCTCCTGTCCCAGCAGCTCCCCACCAGCCTCCGTCCTCGGTCTGGGAGGACTCCGCATCAGCTCCGACTGCTCGGACGGGGAATCTGACCGTGAGCCGGGCAGCGCCACAGAGTCGGAGGGCAGCCCGCTCCCCAACAACCAGCCAGCATTTCCCGTCCAGATCCTGCCGTACCTTTACCTGGGCTGTGCCAAAGACTCCACCAACCTGGATGTGCTCAGCAAGTACAACATCAAATACATCCTCAACGTGACGCCCAACCTGCCCAACATGTTCGAACACGAAGGCGACTTCAAGTACAAACAGATCCCCATCTCTGATCACTGGAGCCAGAACCTCTCGCAGTTTTTCCCTGAGGCCATTTCATTCATCGGTGAGTAAATGAGGCGAGAACTCAGCCTGTGCCTCAGTGTGTGTTACCACAGATCTGTTGTTGGTAACAGAAGGgtaatcattattttaattatcaattaatcaGAGGCACGAGTGTAACTTTGGTTTGAAAAGTGTGAGGAAGTGCATTCTGAATCCCATCTcttgtatttttacatacattttgggAATATggtaaccaaaacaaaatctgagaaataatTAAGTCGGTCATTATGctaaattctaataataataataatgataatcaaaAGAACTGGTTACCACTTTTCTGCCCagcaactaattgattaatcaacaaataaaagtcAGATAATAGTTAAACAGATCTCTTCACAATCTCCTAAAGGCCAAGATGACATCATTTGTCCAGTCAAACGACCAAAAACCAAAGATATACAATTTACTATTATAtactttaaaaagcagcaaatacatttacatttgagaAATTCGAACAAACGAAATTTTTGCTAAATACAAAGCCTTAAAGGATCAGCTAATCAAATCAATAGCTTTAGAACAGAGTTCCTGTGGATCTTGAAAAAGCCTCAAAAggcattacatttattttaaatatctaaaattaaggtttttattagttttaaatgaattaaattaatctttcaaaagtcttaaaaatgtcttaaaaatgataataatgggAATTATGGGAAAATTGATTtaatcaaccttttttttttttaacatttcattgtAAAAACCATTAattatctaataaaaaaaacagtatgaaaaTGCTATCCACAATTTCCCAAAGGACAAATTGTCCAGTTAAAAGTCCaaacccccaaaatattcaATTGACTATCATATACCTAAGAATATCAGCTTTATGTTCATGTATGAGGAACTGCAAACAGTTTGCTAAATAAATTGACTTAAATGATGAGCCAATCAATCACTTCAGAGTGCCTTAGTTGTGCTGCATCATAGGAAGTGTATCCTCCATTACTCATTATGAAGTGAAAAAGATCTAATTTCTGCCATTTAATAGGTTTTGTAGAAATACTTTAAAAGAGAATTAATGGGATATTCTCTTAAAAGTTTCTTTGTCGAGCTGCTTGTAGACTTTAAGATGCCTGTATTTTACTATTCCAGATTAAACATGTAATGacataacacaaaatataatgtcttaaataaatccTTGATATTGATTCTTTGAGAATACGGTCATACTCAACCCACAAGAATTTTAAGCCCCTATTTTCGGCATTTCCCGTCATTCCCATCATTTGCTGGGACTTAATTCCCAGAGAATGAGTAAATTCCCTCTCTGATGAGTCAATGAGAACCAGTCTTTCTGTTTCAGATTGTCCAGACCCacagatttttctttctcttttaaagACTAATGTCCTTGCTTAGGTGGGAGGAAGTGTGACATATGCCAGAGCCAGAGGTCGTGGCAGATTTGGGTCATGCTAATGTTGAATGTTGCCGTCTGGCTGGCTGTAATGTGTGGGGATTACATCAGGtctatttagaaacagcagggtAATTATGGGTGAAGGAGAGAAGCTCGCGCTGTAAAAGAGACCCAGATGTGACCTTACAATGTTCTGTTGTGAACTGCGAATTCCTTAAATATCTGAAATTATTGTGTGTGAACATGTAAAGACGGAGgattttgatgttttctgcAAACTGATAAATGGACAGTTTTTGCCGCACAATCTGAAGATCAGTTCAGAGCAGATTAACCGCCGGTTACGTGTTTGACTTCTGAGTCTCGTATAGTTGTGGAATGTGAGCACACATCACATATAAATTTAATTTGGCATCCGCTTGGCAGCCTGAGCTCGAGAGCCAACTGACCCCAATCCTACAACAAGAGATGCAGGCGGAGAGAgtgaggagaggcagagagagataaAGGAGAGGATGAAAGAGAAatagaggaggaagaaaggaaagaagcaCTTTACTCTCTCGCTCTGATGGCCTGTAGTGATGCAAGTGCAAGGCCTCGAAACGGAGAGAAGGTAGATGGATGTAGCCCGTTAATAATGTAAGATGCTTTTTCTTATTCAGGTTTTTCTGCAGACTGAGAGCTAGAAAGCAGAATGAAACGTGACTTTTTCTCTGTCATTGAGAAAGGTCattctcaatttaaaaaaaaaaaaaacagacataaaaatattaaatgtttacaTAGAAAGATCTAATTGTCATCTCTTGTATTATCACTTGGAGTCTGTATGTGTCGTACAGTGTGAGTGACTTTAAGTGGAGTTGTATTGTGATGACATAATGTGATCTATAATGTTTTgtgacaaattattttaatttagttgtAAATGAATGCTACCAAAATGTAGTTGTTGGAGTTATAGATATATTTGTTTACTTGTGAAGAATTTTGTCTCATCTGATGACTAACAGTGCTATTCTGTCAATTGCTTTAAACGATTTTAAGCTGTAGGTGTTTGTCATGCCTAAATAAGCAACGAGCCAAAtttaaagttagggaaaaaacacaaattttaggTTTGATTTATGAAGTTTCACACTCAAAACCCTCAAGTGTGATCAGAGAGTGTTCtggcatcacttttttttttactgaactcTGCCAACTCATAACCAGCAAGAggagcacagagaaaaaaaaagaaatgcagaaatatgtcgtgtgaaaccaaaactgtCCAAACTTTGGCAAGAAAATTGTGTGTTCATGTAGGATTGGCTTGTAataacaagtttattttttaaaaaaaagattttcatagCCTTTAAATATaagtttgatgattttttttaaaaatgcgaTTTGATATTGATAATCTCTAAATATTGGTCATTGTTTATTAGGATCCCTGTTGGCTCTTACCTTTGGGACAACTACTCTTCACAGAgaatttaaatatacagtataatcaaTAAATGCTTACGTAATATACTCTACATAAAACAGCTACAATATCAACATTAACACAAATAAATCTCAATTTATTTGCACATCCGAAtagcagagaaacaaaatggaaaataatattaattctgcctatttatatatctcttaAAATAACCTCTGTAGCTGTTTTTTGAAACCTTTCCTTTAGAGTCTGGAATTTAAAGTACGGGAGATGTTCCTACACATAACTGTTTTATTACAATGTCAGTTTCAACCATATTGTGCAATTGatcttgaaatgttttttaaagaataatttgtATTGTCAGTAAAACTGTAGATCAGAGACTTTCCCTTGTGGCTTACTGACAGTGTTTACAAGCACCAAATATTAGGGTTTTTtcccttattctgaaaaaaaaaaaatcccttctaGGCTGTTTACATGGcgaataaaaatgaatattcccCTAATATTACTGTATATGTGCAGCCATGTCTATTCCAGTTAACATAGCGTCACATGTcgtttatcatgtcaaaatatagaaaagtggAACAGCCGGAGCCACATGCACcatttgcttctttgcatcaaactaggattttttaaaagtttccttCTGTTGGTGGATTTGTTGGACCATGCGGACACAGTCTTCCTCTTTCATTCCAACATCCACCTTGAAAAGGTCGCCGATGGCATTTGCACACATCCcgaaacctgttgatatccaagtcttttgGGATGTTTAAAAATAGGTTCATTTCTCCTTCTGATCAGAAATGTGGGTTTTTCgtttgggcatgcatctctaccctAAAGCCATACAATCTGTTGGCTCTTTGGTTTGTGTGCAAAGCATctatgacaacacacagagctgactgtgaACAGGCAAGACGACATGTGTCACAAAATGTGGTAGAAACcacaaatgaaatacatattCTCAATGTGCCGTATAATTATCCAAATGTCTAAACTGGAAAGGGGTTAATTTGGAATATCTAAAGTATGCTGTTTACGTAACCTGCTTCAAATTTGGAATATTGTCAAAATTGGAGTgtaagtgtgcatgtaaatgtagtcactGATAATTTGAAACCTAAAGTGTATTGCTGAAACATACAGCAGGTTTTAACAGTGATCtcattcctcctctcttctcctcattcactcactcatcttttttccttcctcctctgtccctccctctcctcctcagatGAGGCGCGCTCAAAAAAGTGCGGCATCCTGGTGCACTGTCTGGCCGGGATCAGCCGCTCGGTGACCGTCACGGTGGCCTACCTGATGCAGAAGCTCAACCTGTCGCTCAACGACGCCTACGACTTTGTTAAGCGGAAAAAGTCTAACATTTCCCCAAATTTCAACTTCATGGGCCAGCTCCTGGACTTTGAGCGGACGCTGGGCCTCAACAGCCCCTGCGACAACCACTCGACCTCCCCGCCTCATGACCAGCTCTTCTTCACCACCCCGACCAATCACAATGTGTTTCAACTGGACACACTGGAGTCCACATGAAAGTTAAAATGGGGACTGTCCCTTTTTTGGGGTTCGAAAGGTGGTGTTGTTGCCACAGTAACAAGCGGCTGCACTGGAGGGAAGCAGCCAGTTTAATGAATGTTTTAGCCTCCCGAGGCTCGTTGTCTGAGAGCCTGGCCATGGAGCAGCGTCGGAGGGGCAGGGGAGGTCAAAGATGCCACGTTAAAAAGGGGACg
This DNA window, taken from Plectropomus leopardus isolate mb chromosome 2, YSFRI_Pleo_2.0, whole genome shotgun sequence, encodes the following:
- the dusp7 gene encoding dual specificity protein phosphatase 7 codes for the protein MKINHLWRGSVIVTMMMMSSKSVEWLQEELESGASSLLLLDCRPHELYESSHIESAINLAIPGLMLRRLKKGNLPIRSIIPNNEDKEKFVKRCKTDVVVLYDEATSERQESGLGSSVLGLLLQKLRDDGCKAFYLEGGFNKFQSEYPEHCETNLDCSCPSSSPPASVLGLGGLRISSDCSDGESDREPGSATESEGSPLPNNQPAFPVQILPYLYLGCAKDSTNLDVLSKYNIKYILNVTPNLPNMFEHEGDFKYKQIPISDHWSQNLSQFFPEAISFIDEARSKKCGILVHCLAGISRSVTVTVAYLMQKLNLSLNDAYDFVKRKKSNISPNFNFMGQLLDFERTLGLNSPCDNHSTSPPHDQLFFTTPTNHNVFQLDTLEST